Proteins co-encoded in one Thamnophis elegans isolate rThaEle1 chromosome 1, rThaEle1.pri, whole genome shotgun sequence genomic window:
- the LOC116512939 gene encoding disintegrin and metalloproteinase domain-containing protein 20-like codes for MSVYLSLLIVILLKIVQNAASEQAPPQGFRYASYDVIIPRKLSPRYGQEEPQDVSYLLPIEGNPHVVFLRQRRNFIPKVFPLFTYNTAGDLQVDNPFIKDDCFYHGFIQRKSPSRVTLSTCSGGLRGLIQMENKTYEIEPVQESSTFQHVFRLEVEEGAPRMTCGVREKQQSHQEFITPETQNLGNKEVFGKSWWPHTRYVKVAIVIDHERYLKFHSNESFITMQVLDIIHTANSFYDPLSVHLSITGLVIWSQKNLIDITHIADDTLLSFNEWRTNHLLDILKNDVAHLFAYKDFGLTVGLAYIGTICNNYMASAIESYRTPSLFYMSVIFTHELGHVLGMQHDEQFCHCEKSECIMAAFAAETDKFSNCSFQDYFHYRNTECLFVPPETNTTFKFESCGNKRVEKGEQCDCGSETQCKSDPCCQGNCTLRPTAVCAFGLCCANCQYRQRGTVCREKIRSCDLPEYCNGTSEYCPEDVHVQDGPVCNDGVYCYHGNCTTHDMQCKMIFGSGARVAFEVCFREVNNKGDRFGNCGLKHGKYKKYDTGDSLCGRIQCKSEEIPSLKDHTTIIHTSIENDNCSGTDYHTGMKVNDIGAVRDGTPCGDKMLCIEASCVNVSILKYDCNVIMCHNRGVCNTLKHCHCDVGWAPPDCRNSGYGGSIDSGPPPVTVLSKAEMTIFSVLAILLVFDLTILFPDVVIWFKNGLRNPFGNFQGRIHATESKDEGTPV; via the exons ATGAGTGTCTATCTGTCACTGTTGATTGTGATATTGCTTAAGATTGTCCAAAATGCAGCTTCTGAACAGGCACCTCCTCAGGGCTTCAGATATGCCTCTTACGACGTGATCATCCCAAGGAAGCTGTCTCCCAGGTATGGGCAAGAAGAACCCCAGGATGTGAGCTACCTCCTGCCCATTGAAGGAAATCCCCATGTGGTAttcctcaggcaaagaaggaactTCATCCCTAAGGTCTTTCCTCTCTTCACCTATAATACAGCAGGAGATCTCCAGGTGGACAATCCTTTTATCAAGGATGATTGTTTCTACCATGGATTTATTCAGAGAAAGTCCCCTTCTCGAGTCACCCTCAGTACATGTTCAGGAGGCCTGAGAGGTCTcatacaaatggaaaataagaCCTATGAAATTGAACCAGTTCAGGAATCTTCTACCTTTCAACATGTGTTTCGGTTAGAAGTAGAGGAAGGGGCTCCCCGAATGACTTGTGGAGTAAGAGAAAAACAACAGAGCCATCAAGAATTCATTACTCCTGAAACACAGAATCTTGGAAACAAAGAAGTTTTTGGAAAATCCTGGTGGCCACATACAAGATATGTTAAGGTAGCAATTGTGATTGATCATGAACGATATTTGAAGTTTCACAGCAATGAATCTTTTATTACGATGCAAGTTTTGGATATTATTCACACTGCAAATTCATTTTATGATCCACTTTCTGTTCATCTGTCAATAACAGGCTTAGTGATCTGGTCACAAAAAAATCTCATAGACATTACCCATATAGCAGATGACACACTTTTATCATTTAATGAATGGAGAACAAACCATTTACTTGATATTTTAAAGAATGATGTTGCTCACTTATTTGCTTATAAAGATTTTGGGTTAACAGTAGGACTTGCATATATAGGTACTATATGTAACAATTACATGGCAAGTGCTATTGAATCCTATAGAACCCCCAGTTTGTTTTATATGTCTGTCATATTTACTCATGAACTGGGACATGTTCTTGGAATGCAGCATGATGAGCAATTTTGTCATTGTGAAAAGAGTGAATGCATtatggcag CATTTGCAGCAGAGACTGATAAATTTAGTAACTGCAGTTTCCAGGATTATTTCCATTATAGAAACACTGAATGTTTATTTGTCCCACCAGAGACTAACACAACATTTAAGTTTGAATCCTGTGGTAACAAAAGAGTGGAAAAGGGAGAGCAGTGTGACTGTGGGTCAGAAACACAATGCAAGTCAGATCCCTGCTGCCAAGGTAATTGTACGTTGCGCCCCACGGCTGTTTGTGCCTTTGGACTGTGCTGTGCTAACTGCCAGTATCGCCAACGTGGAACTGTTTGCAGAGAGAAGATTAGGAGTTGTGATCTCCCTGAATATTGCAATGGGACTTCAGAGTACTGCCCAGAAGATGTGCATGTGCAAGATGGTCCCGTGTGCAATGATGGCGTGTATTGTTATCATGGGAACTGCACGACTCATGATATGCAGTGCAAAATGATATTCGGTAGTGGAGCAAGAGTCGCTTTTGAAGTTTGCTTTAGAGAAGTGAATAATAAAGGTGATCGCTTTGGCAACTGCGGCCTTAAACATGGAAAATACAAGAAATATGATACTGGGGATAGCCTGTGTGGCCGTATCCAGTGTAAAAGTGAAGAAATTCCTTCTTTGAAGGATCACACTACAATAATTCATACTTCCATTGAAAATGATAATTGCTCTGGCACTGACTATCACACTGGGATGAAGGTAAATGATATTGGAGCCGTGAGAGATGGTACTCCTTGTGGCGATAAAATGTTGTGCATTGAGGCTAGTTGTGTCAATGTGTCCATTCTGAAATATGACTGTAATGTCATAATGTGCCACAATCGTGGAGTTTGTAACACTCTCAAACACTGTCACTGTGATGTTGGATGGGCCCCTCCAGACTGCAGAAATAGCGGCTATGGAGGTAGCATCGACAGTGGGCCACCTCCAGTTACAGTACTGTCTAAAGCTGAAATGACAATCTTTTCTGTACTTGCAATACTCCTTGTTTTTGATCtcacaattctttttcctgaTGTAGTTATCTGGTTCAAGAATGGGCTGAGAAACCCTTTTGGAAATTTTCAGGGAAGAATCCATGCTACAGAATCAAAAGATGAAGGAACACCAGTGTAA